The genomic segment AATTAGACATTACCTCGGATAGCTCCATCGAATCCTTTGGAAAACGATTATTTAATGAAATTCCAAAATTAGATGTTTTAATCAATAACGCAGGATATTTAGTCGCAGGTCTTGCAGAAGAGACTTCGGTTGATTTAGGGAAACAACAATTTGAAACTAATTTTTGGGGGACTGTGAAAATCACCAATCAGTTGTTACCCTACTTTAGAAAACAAAGATCAGGAAAAATCATTACCGTTGGATCGTTTTTGGGACTCATTGGACTACCAAACGTTGCCTACTATGCGGCTTCCAAACATGCACTGGAAGGTTACTTTAAGGTTTTGCGTTTTGAATTAAGAGATTTTAACATTCAGGTGAGTATGGTGGAACCAATGAGTTTCCAAACCAATATTGGGAATAATGCGGTTCGTTCTGATTTACAAATTGAAGATTATGATGTACTACGCAAACAAACAGCGGCTTTCTCTAAAAATGCGTTCAGTAATTCGCCAACCCCTGAACCGGTTGTGAAAACTGTCGTTGGTGTCATTGGTGAGAAGGATCCAAAGTTTAATTTTCCTGTGGGGCCAAGCGCTTCCTTTATCCTTACTATGCAACATTATGCATACAAATTGTTTGAAGGTGCTATCTTTAAACAATTGCGTAGTGCTAAATAATATTCGTTAACATATAGGGAATTTACATAAAGCAAAAAGGAACAATTCGTCCGGTAGTGGACAAAGTCTTCCCTTTTGAAAAATTCAATGAGTCTTTGGTTTATGTAGAAAGTGGAGATTCGAAAGGGAAGGTAGTTGTAAAGGTAATTTAAATTTTTACAACTACCTCTGCTGAAAGGATTTCTCTATAGTTCGAATCCAATAAATAATGCGGAAATTTATCTTACCGCATTATCTCAAATAGTCGACCAAGTAAACTGTCTTGGGTTTGCATGGTTTTAGAATTGGCTTCGTATGCACGGTTTACTTCAATCATGTCTACCATTTCCGTCACAACAGAAACATTCGAAGCTTCTAAATAACCTTGTAACACTTGTGGGGCAAGAAGTTCTGGAAAGGCAGTGGGTTCGCCGGATTCAGGAGTGTCGGAATAAAACGAGTCCCCTTCTTTGTCTAGGTGGCGCGGGTTTTCGACCGTGCGGATTTTTAATTTATCGAGTAGGACTGGGTCTTCGAATCTGTTTTCGCTGAAATTGGTTCCATCTTTGGGAGCGGTTCCGAGTTTGGCGTTGATATAGATTTCCCCATTTTCTTTCACAAGGAAATTTCCTTGGTTCACTTGGATGGGGCCTTTTTCGCCGAGAAGAGGAAATCCTTGCGGGGTCACAACAAATCCATTTTTATCTAAAACAAAACTCCCACTCCGAGTGAGGCGTTCCCCACGATTGGTGAGAACAGAAAAAAAGGCAGGTTTTTCCATACCGGGTTGGTCTTGGACCATCAAATCAAAAATATTATCCGTTTTTTTCACAGCACCTTGTTCGAAGCGAGTGTAAACTTCGTTCACTTCGGCACCAAACCCCAGTTTACCGACAACGGGAGAAGTATCAAAGGAACCCATTGGTGTTTTTCCAATCCCATCTTCCGAATAACGATGGAGTAACATTTCGGGAAAGGTTTTGAAGACCGTGGTATCTTTTTTAAATGCAGTTTTATCCACATTGGCCAAATTGTTGGCGACCACGTCCATTCTCACTTGTTGGGAAATCATCCCATTGGCACCAGTATAGAGTCCTCGTAACATAACTTTCCTACCTATAATTTCTTTCGACAAGATCTGTCGATTCCCCAAGAGAAAATGCGACATAGTCAAAAAAGAGTTGAAGTTTTCTCGAAAATTCGAGAGAAATGAAGGACATGAAGTTATCCATTGGAAACCTCCCCCAGTCGCTTACCGAAGAAGCCCTCGAAAAACTTCTTTCTGCTCATGGAAAAGTGGAACACCTCCAAATCAAACGGGACAAAATCACCAAGGTATCCTTGGGATATGGAACGGCAGATATGGCGGATGCTGATGCAGCCAAAGCGATTTCTGCTCTCAACGGAAAAGAAATCGAAGGAAAGGCAATTGTCCTAGTCAATCAGGAAGAACTTACCAAGTCGCAAAATGAAGCCGCGAAAAAGAAAGGAAGCCCTGCTGTTTCCAAACCTACTTTTGGTAGAAACCAAACGAGTGGTGGCGGCAATACTGGAGTCCAAAGGAGAGGCGGTTCTCGCGGGTCGTAGATGAAACAACTGACCGGCAGTTACCTTTCCATAGGTGCTGGAGAGAACCAAATCCCCCTCATTCGGGCTGCCAAAGCCAGAGGACTCAAAGTCATCTCCGTAGACACAGATCCCCAGGCTCCTGGCCTAGTCGAATCCGATATTCGTATATTAGAATCTACTCATGAATATAGAAAAATTCTCCATGCCATGAGTCGGGTTCCCCTCCCCTTCAAACTGATGGGAGTGGGTTCAAGATCCTACGGTAAAGCCGTGTATACAGTTTCTTACTTGGCAGAGAAAATGAAACTTCGCGGGAATCCTCGCGATACAATCAATTTGTTTTTGGACAAAGAAAAATTTAAAAACTCTGTCCAAAAGTTTGGAATCCCCCTTCCAGTTTCTCTCCAATCCAAAACAAAAGATAAAAAATTTGAACTTAGCTTTCCGGCAATCGCCAAACCAAAAGAAGGTTCAGGGAAAAAGGGAATTACTGTTTTAGAATCTGAGGCAGAATTCAAAAAATTCAGTCGTTTGAAAACAAGCGAAGGTTTCCTTTTAGAACCTTTGATTTCAGGGGATGAAGTGACAGTCCTTGGTTTTGTCATAGCGAGACGTTTTTATTTAGTTTCACTCACGGACAAAATCACTACCGGCAAACCAAGGTTTATTGAAGTCGCGCATGTAGCACCTTCAAAACATATCCACATGGCTGGGGAAATCAAAATGATCTGCCAAGCGGTTGTCACCGCAACAAAACTAAAAACAGGTCCTTTTGTAGCAGAATTTAAAATCACAAAGAATAAAGAATGCCTACTCATTGAATCGGCACCAGAAGTGGGCGGTGAATTTTTAGCGGATGTTCTCATCCCAGAACACTATGGGTATCAGTATTTCAATGATTTGCTTTCCGTTACCATTGGAGAAAAAACAAGACCTAGTTTTTTAAAAAAAGCAAAAGATGGAATCACCAAATCAGCATTAGTATTTACCCTACCTTCTGAACGCCAAAAAAAAATGGGGGAACCCGTTACCTTGGAAGCAAACATGGGTGAAACGGTATTTTTCCAAAAACAATTAATTCCAACTGGCAAAACACTAGATAAATTAGAAGGAAATCACAAAAGAACCCAAGTGTTTGGAATCACAACAAAACTTTCCACAAACACAAACGATTGGTTAGATTCCATTTTCCAAAGAATCAATTCATGAAAAATGTCTGGGATGAACACTACGAAAGACCAAAATCGAAATTGGCCTTTCCTGATGAAAATTTAATCCGTCTTTTATCGAAAATCCAACCAAAGAATCGTAACGCTCTAGACTTTGGTTGCGGATCGGGTAGGCACTCCTACCTACTCCAAAACGAAGGATATAAGGTTACTGGTTGTGATACTGCCAAAACCACCATTGATCTGTTAAACGGAGAATCTTCTTCCATTCGGTTTTTACACACTCCTGATTCCGACCTTCCCTTTTCTCCAAAAGAATTTGGCCTCATCATAAGTTGGGGAGTGTTTCATTACAACCAAAGAGAAGATGCCAAAAAACTATTATCATCCTTATATGAATCACTCGATACGAATGGTTATCTTTTGGGTTCCATTCGTGCCGATGGAGACACCCATTTAGGTCTTTCGAAAGGCAAAATGAATTTAAAAGACTTAAGCGGTGGTTATGCGGAAACCTATTCCTTGGAAGATTTACAAACTTTTTTAAGTATTTTTTCTAAAATATCAATTGGTTATTCCGAACGAACTCCACTTGGAAAACTAGAAGAACGAATTTGTCACTGGTTTTTCCTTGCTGAAAAATAATGAATCCGAATCCTTCGCTGACCGAATTATGCCCACTTGACCAAACAAATGATTGGCGGCCCTTATATTTAACCACAGGAAAATATAAAGGCCTGTCCATAGTGGAATGTAAATCCTGCAAACTCCAAGCCCTCTTTCCTCGCCCCAATCAAAAAGAACTTTATACCAAAGACTACTACCAAGGCAAAGCAGACTATACTTACATTGATGAAAGGGATCATAAAAAATTCTTTCAATATGTTTGGAAAGCAAGGATTCGAAATATTAAGAAATTCATTAAAACGGGGAACTTTTTAGACATTGGATCTTCGTTCGGAGGATTTTTAGAATCAGCCAAAGAGGAAGGGTTTTTTGTCCAAGGTGTAGAGATTTCGGAATATGCTTCTCGTTATGCGAATACAATAGGAGTCCCTACATTTAACGGTGATTTGATAGAAGCAAAATTTCCAGACCACCACTTTAACGTGGTCACGATGATAGAAGTGATCGAACATATCGAAAATCCAAATCTTTTTTTTAAAGAACTCGTTCGGATTCTAAAACCAGGTGGCCTACTTCTATTACAAACCGCCAATTTTGATGGATGGCAGGCCAAAACCGAAGGCCCACGTTATCATTACTATATGCCAGGCCATGTCTTTTATTACTCAGACACCATCCTAAAAAAAATATTGACGAACCTTGGATTTAGTCATTTTGTATCGTACTTCGGAGTGGATTTTCCTTTATATGCAAAACTACAAAAATCAAGAGGTTCCTTCCAAAACTGGAAGGACTACTTCCAATGGTTTCGTATTTCGTATTACCATTTTAAATCCAAATGGAAACGAAATGGATTTCCCATCACTTCAAGTTACGTTTTGTACGCTTTTAAAAAATAGGTAACCCAATGACTGATCTCACCAAACCTCCTTTACTTGTCCGACTCACAACGATTCCAGAAGAAAAAGGTTGGAAAAGAAAACTCATTTTAGGTGTTCGGGTATTACTCGTATCTGTCCACCGGTTTATGAAAGATGATTGCCTCATCATTGGATCAAGTTTGGCATATACAACCATTGTCACACTCATCCCCACTCTAACAGTGGCCCTTGCTCTCATTACCGTGGCTTCCGGAATCCAAACAAGACAAGGAGAAATGGTGGATGAGATTAACTCCTATCTCCTCAGAAACAATATCCAATTTGATATCTCTCCATACCTCGAAACTCTTACCGACATTATCTCTACTGCTTCTCAAATTGGAGCTGTAGGATTTGTTGTTTTTATTTTTTCCGCAACGGCAGTATTACGATCTTTAGAAAAAGCATTTCATATCATTTGGAAGATTGACCTTCATCGAAACTTTATCAACAAATTCGTATTTTATTTTTTTCTGATTTCTTTTGGCCCTCTTCTCTTTGTGGTCGGTAAAAATATCACCGATAAAATTTCAGATTCCGTTCGCCCTCCCCATCTTAAGTCCATTGTCTCCACCAAACATGGAGAATTGTGGGTAGCCGGTGAAAAAGGAAATATTGGAAGTATCAAAGAACTTAACAAATCAGTATCCTTCATTCCTAATTCTAGTATTGATTTTGAAAACATGCTTTGTATTGATTTTGATACTGTGGAAACTGGGACTTGTAAAAAACCTGATATCTCAAAAGAAAATTTTTTCCGCATTCGAAGTGTGGGTAACTCTCTATTCACAATTTCTGAAGAAGGAACCTTTCTTTATTCGAATAATTTAGGTAATACATGGAACCTTCATTCTCTCAAAGGGATCGCTGTATCTGACTTTGGAGCCATCGACTATGATACTTTGTTCATCCTCACAAAAGACACTCGCACCCTTCGTTATGAAATTGGAAAAACCTTAAAAGAGATCAAACGTTTCACAGATCCTGCTATCACTCCCATTCGGATTCGATTCTTTTCCGATAAGGATGGTTTTATTTTAGATCGAGAAGGAAGACTTTGGAAAACTAGTGATGGAGGGTTTACATTTTTCCCACAAGAAATATCCCAAAAACCTCTCAATGACATTGCCTTCCTAAATCGTAATGTTGGATTTTTAGTAGGAGATAGTGGTGCCATCTTCAAAACCGTAGATGGCGGTTATACTTGGACAGAGTTAAGTCATAGAAAATATTCTTATGAACGTGTTTGGATTTTTTCTTCTCCGAAAAAACAAGATTATGATGTATTCATTCTCACATCACTCGGCGACATTTTACTTTCCGAAGATGAGGGAGAAAACTGGTCGATTGCATACAAAGGTAAGGCAGGAATGATTTTAGATATGATCCTCCTTTCCAAAACGAACCAGGAACCAGAAGTCCAAGTAGAGGGAGCGGTTCCCCCTACGGAAGAAACTGTGGAAGTAGAAATCCAAGGAGAAAACAATTCCACAAACGAAAGTATGTTAGGTTTGGTAGGTGTTGGTGAATTCAATAAAATCATTCGAGTAGAAGAAGATTCGAAAGGCCAAACCATTTGGAAAAAATATCAAGGAGGAAAACGTT from the Leptospira congkakensis genome contains:
- a CDS encoding zinc-binding dehydrogenase; its protein translation is MRPVVDKVFPFEKFNESLVYVESGDSKGKVVVKVI
- a CDS encoding ATP-grasp domain-containing protein; the protein is MKQLTGSYLSIGAGENQIPLIRAAKARGLKVISVDTDPQAPGLVESDIRILESTHEYRKILHAMSRVPLPFKLMGVGSRSYGKAVYTVSYLAEKMKLRGNPRDTINLFLDKEKFKNSVQKFGIPLPVSLQSKTKDKKFELSFPAIAKPKEGSGKKGITVLESEAEFKKFSRLKTSEGFLLEPLISGDEVTVLGFVIARRFYLVSLTDKITTGKPRFIEVAHVAPSKHIHMAGEIKMICQAVVTATKLKTGPFVAEFKITKNKECLLIESAPEVGGEFLADVLIPEHYGYQYFNDLLSVTIGEKTRPSFLKKAKDGITKSALVFTLPSERQKKMGEPVTLEANMGETVFFQKQLIPTGKTLDKLEGNHKRTQVFGITTKLSTNTNDWLDSIFQRINS
- a CDS encoding YhjD/YihY/BrkB family envelope integrity protein — its product is MTDLTKPPLLVRLTTIPEEKGWKRKLILGVRVLLVSVHRFMKDDCLIIGSSLAYTTIVTLIPTLTVALALITVASGIQTRQGEMVDEINSYLLRNNIQFDISPYLETLTDIISTASQIGAVGFVVFIFSATAVLRSLEKAFHIIWKIDLHRNFINKFVFYFFLISFGPLLFVVGKNITDKISDSVRPPHLKSIVSTKHGELWVAGEKGNIGSIKELNKSVSFIPNSSIDFENMLCIDFDTVETGTCKKPDISKENFFRIRSVGNSLFTISEEGTFLYSNNLGNTWNLHSLKGIAVSDFGAIDYDTLFILTKDTRTLRYEIGKTLKEIKRFTDPAITPIRIRFFSDKDGFILDREGRLWKTSDGGFTFFPQEISQKPLNDIAFLNRNVGFLVGDSGAIFKTVDGGYTWTELSHRKYSYERVWIFSSPKKQDYDVFILTSLGDILLSEDEGENWSIAYKGKAGMILDMILLSKTNQEPEVQVEGAVPPTEETVEVEIQGENNSTNESMLGLVGVGEFNKIIRVEEDSKGQTIWKKYQGGKRFFSLYSIFQILLPLLALWLFFLLIFNIIPNTKVPIKASSIGAAITGIILIIFFWGFINIYLTSFTEKTMLVYKALAAIPIALLAIYSISLIILYGAEVTATLQFPDRYILPKNPFEDIDSTLSYEFYKTIQVLALTYDYQSKKGELIKSSVLRKTLVMPEKDLNDILEKLINAKLVEVTEDKRITPVKLKEQIDLVALYEQTSSFKIGAPKETSNLSTKLNESLSQLEGKFKEELKKISFKDLV
- a CDS encoding SDR family NAD(P)-dependent oxidoreductase is translated as MKQTILVTGASSGIGLLIANKLHKDGHTVVGTSRNPKNHSSQVPFKMIELDITSDSSIESFGKRLFNEIPKLDVLINNAGYLVAGLAEETSVDLGKQQFETNFWGTVKITNQLLPYFRKQRSGKIITVGSFLGLIGLPNVAYYAASKHALEGYFKVLRFELRDFNIQVSMVEPMSFQTNIGNNAVRSDLQIEDYDVLRKQTAAFSKNAFSNSPTPEPVVKTVVGVIGEKDPKFNFPVGPSASFILTMQHYAYKLFEGAIFKQLRSAK
- a CDS encoding class I SAM-dependent methyltransferase, whose product is MKNVWDEHYERPKSKLAFPDENLIRLLSKIQPKNRNALDFGCGSGRHSYLLQNEGYKVTGCDTAKTTIDLLNGESSSIRFLHTPDSDLPFSPKEFGLIISWGVFHYNQREDAKKLLSSLYESLDTNGYLLGSIRADGDTHLGLSKGKMNLKDLSGGYAETYSLEDLQTFLSIFSKISIGYSERTPLGKLEERICHWFFLAEK
- a CDS encoding class I SAM-dependent methyltransferase; protein product: MNPNPSLTELCPLDQTNDWRPLYLTTGKYKGLSIVECKSCKLQALFPRPNQKELYTKDYYQGKADYTYIDERDHKKFFQYVWKARIRNIKKFIKTGNFLDIGSSFGGFLESAKEEGFFVQGVEISEYASRYANTIGVPTFNGDLIEAKFPDHHFNVVTMIEVIEHIENPNLFFKELVRILKPGGLLLLQTANFDGWQAKTEGPRYHYYMPGHVFYYSDTILKKILTNLGFSHFVSYFGVDFPLYAKLQKSRGSFQNWKDYFQWFRISYYHFKSKWKRNGFPITSSYVLYAFKK
- a CDS encoding RNA-binding protein, with translation MKLSIGNLPQSLTEEALEKLLSAHGKVEHLQIKRDKITKVSLGYGTADMADADAAKAISALNGKEIEGKAIVLVNQEELTKSQNEAAKKKGSPAVSKPTFGRNQTSGGGNTGVQRRGGSRGS
- a CDS encoding flagellar hook-basal body protein, yielding MLRGLYTGANGMISQQVRMDVVANNLANVDKTAFKKDTTVFKTFPEMLLHRYSEDGIGKTPMGSFDTSPVVGKLGFGAEVNEVYTRFEQGAVKKTDNIFDLMVQDQPGMEKPAFFSVLTNRGERLTRSGSFVLDKNGFVVTPQGFPLLGEKGPIQVNQGNFLVKENGEIYINAKLGTAPKDGTNFSENRFEDPVLLDKLKIRTVENPRHLDKEGDSFYSDTPESGEPTAFPELLAPQVLQGYLEASNVSVVTEMVDMIEVNRAYEANSKTMQTQDSLLGRLFEIMR